In Nitrospira sp., the following are encoded in one genomic region:
- the tsaB gene encoding tRNA (adenosine(37)-N6)-threonylcarbamoyltransferase complex dimerization subunit type 1 TsaB: protein MKVLAVETATSWQSIALLDDDRVLAREDQEATGAHGTLLLPTITRLLAKSGLTLKHLDGLACSIGPGSFTGLRVGTATLLGLRAATDLPLVLVPTLEAMAWSLRGISGPICPVLPSRKDEIYWAVFRWGADGLERLISEHVGSPQALAQTLPGATTMLGEGWTIMEPAIRAALGPDVTLIPAPGDPVRPSAVTVGQAGIERLRRGEIAGDHVAPLYVQRTEAEIRYEQSGGVSPVARRQARVATKTAARAARQPRSSGKSHG from the coding sequence ATGAAAGTCCTGGCTGTCGAAACGGCGACCTCCTGGCAGAGCATCGCGCTCCTTGACGATGACAGAGTTCTGGCGCGGGAAGATCAGGAGGCGACCGGTGCGCATGGCACGCTCTTGCTGCCGACGATCACCCGGCTCCTCGCCAAATCCGGGCTCACCCTCAAGCACTTGGACGGGCTGGCGTGCTCCATCGGACCGGGCTCATTTACCGGTCTGCGGGTGGGAACGGCGACGTTGCTGGGTTTGCGGGCGGCCACCGATCTCCCGCTGGTCTTGGTCCCGACGTTGGAAGCCATGGCCTGGTCGCTCAGAGGCATATCCGGACCGATCTGCCCCGTGCTCCCCAGCCGCAAAGATGAAATCTATTGGGCGGTGTTTCGTTGGGGCGCCGATGGTCTGGAGCGTCTCATTTCAGAACATGTCGGTTCCCCGCAGGCACTGGCCCAGACGCTTCCTGGTGCCACCACCATGCTCGGGGAGGGGTGGACGATAATGGAGCCGGCTATTCGAGCGGCCCTCGGCCCGGATGTCACACTTATTCCGGCCCCCGGAGACCCGGTGAGGCCCTCGGCCGTCACTGTTGGCCAGGCCGGAATCGAACGGCTACGCCGGGGTGAGATTGCCGGCGATCATGTGGCGCCGTTGTATGTCCAGCGGACGGAGGCAGAAATCCGTTACGAACAGTCCGGCGGTGTCTCGCCGGTGGCTCGTCGGCAGGCCCGTGTGGCCACCAAAACTGCTGCCAGAGCGGCACGCCAGCCCCGCTCGTCGGGAAAATCGCATGGATAA
- the radA gene encoding DNA repair protein RadA — protein sequence MRAKTSFSCQSCGHQSPRWIGRCPDCGGWNTMKEERQAPIGKGRPVAMKMAQAKATPIAEIEVVGEDRRLTRISEFDRVLGGGVIPGAVILIGGDPGIGKTTLLLQALPRLASKEAPVLYVSGEESPRQIKMRGQRLGIEHPNLLILAETSLEQILKAVQEIQPAALVVDSIQTVFTEQITSAPGSISQVQEVAGQLMSFAKRAGVPVFIIGHVTKEGAIAGPRLLEHIVDTVLYFEGDKGHSYRILRAVKNRFGSTNEIGVFEMKDGGLEEVANPSELFLAERPQHSTGSVVVSSLEGTRPILVELQALVSSTSYAMPKRVANGVELSRVSLLLAVMEKRLGMHLSGQDVYVNVVGGMHIDEPAIDLGIVAAVTSSLREVAIEPGLLVLGEVGLGGEVRAVSQAELRIREAAKMGFKRCLLPERNLAKVDPIDGIELIGITEVGEALDVVFA from the coding sequence ATGCGTGCGAAGACCAGCTTTTCCTGCCAGTCCTGCGGGCATCAGTCGCCGCGGTGGATCGGGCGCTGTCCCGATTGCGGCGGCTGGAATACGATGAAAGAAGAGCGGCAGGCGCCGATCGGCAAGGGGCGCCCGGTGGCCATGAAGATGGCGCAGGCCAAGGCGACGCCGATCGCCGAGATCGAAGTGGTGGGGGAAGACCGCCGGCTCACGCGGATCAGCGAGTTCGACCGCGTCCTGGGCGGCGGCGTGATTCCCGGCGCGGTCATTCTGATCGGCGGCGATCCCGGCATCGGCAAGACCACGCTGTTGCTGCAGGCCTTACCGCGGTTGGCCTCGAAGGAAGCGCCGGTTCTCTATGTGTCCGGTGAGGAGTCGCCCCGCCAGATCAAGATGCGCGGGCAGCGGCTGGGCATCGAACATCCGAACCTCTTGATCCTGGCGGAAACCTCGCTGGAGCAGATTCTCAAAGCGGTGCAGGAGATTCAGCCGGCCGCGCTCGTCGTCGATTCTATTCAAACGGTCTTTACGGAGCAGATTACCTCGGCCCCCGGCAGCATCAGCCAGGTGCAGGAAGTCGCCGGACAGCTCATGTCGTTCGCGAAGCGGGCCGGCGTGCCGGTCTTTATCATCGGCCATGTGACGAAAGAAGGAGCGATCGCCGGCCCCCGGTTGCTGGAGCACATCGTCGATACGGTGCTCTATTTCGAAGGCGATAAAGGCCATAGCTATCGGATTCTCCGTGCGGTTAAAAATCGCTTCGGCTCGACCAATGAGATCGGCGTCTTTGAAATGAAGGATGGCGGCCTTGAAGAAGTGGCCAACCCGTCCGAATTGTTTCTGGCCGAGCGGCCGCAGCACAGTACCGGCTCAGTCGTGGTGTCGAGTCTGGAAGGAACCAGGCCGATTCTGGTCGAGCTGCAAGCCTTGGTGTCGTCGACCAGCTATGCCATGCCGAAACGCGTGGCCAACGGCGTGGAGTTGAGCCGGGTTTCGCTCTTGCTCGCGGTGATGGAAAAACGGTTGGGGATGCATCTCTCCGGACAGGATGTCTATGTGAACGTCGTCGGCGGCATGCACATCGATGAGCCGGCGATCGATCTCGGGATTGTCGCCGCCGTCACCTCCAGTCTCCGTGAAGTGGCCATTGAGCCGGGTTTATTGGTATTGGGAGAAGTCGGCCTTGGCGGAGAAGTCCGGGCTGTGAGCCAGGCGGAGTTGCGGATACGGGAAGCGGCGAAGATGGGATTCAAGCGCTGTCTGTTGCCGGAACGGAACCTGGCCAAGGTCGATCCGATCGATGGGATTGAGTTGATCGGGATTACCGAAGTGGGAGAGGCGCTCGATGTCGTGTTTGCTTAG
- a CDS encoding type II toxin-antitoxin system RelE/ParE family toxin produces the protein MKIRFLPPAHHELVEAVRYYNAQRIQLGNEFRDEAWETIRRINDFPMAWHSLGGVIRRCQMQRFPYGLIYEPTSVEIIIIAVAHLHQEPRDWRVRLKSNTTDKPNPR, from the coding sequence TTGAAGATCAGATTCCTGCCTCCGGCGCATCACGAGCTAGTTGAGGCGGTCCGGTACTACAACGCGCAACGCATTCAGCTGGGGAATGAGTTTCGTGATGAGGCCTGGGAGACCATCCGGCGTATCAACGATTTCCCGATGGCATGGCACTCGTTGGGTGGCGTCATTCGCCGTTGTCAGATGCAGCGGTTTCCCTATGGCTTGATCTATGAGCCGACAAGCGTCGAGATCATCATTATCGCGGTCGCACACCTGCATCAGGAACCCAGGGATTGGCGCGTGCGGCTGAAATCAAACACGACAGACAAGCCGAATCCGCGCTAA
- a CDS encoding addiction module protein, whose amino-acid sequence MPQSAKALLHQALELPSNDRAALVEGLIASLDQPNPALDAMWLKEAENRLAAYHAGELGAIDAERVFADLGRKI is encoded by the coding sequence ATGCCCCAATCAGCAAAAGCCCTTCTGCATCAGGCCCTTGAACTTCCGTCCAATGACCGCGCGGCGTTAGTGGAAGGCCTGATTGCCAGTCTCGACCAGCCCAATCCCGCGCTTGATGCGATGTGGCTCAAGGAAGCTGAGAATCGCTTGGCTGCGTACCATGCCGGCGAGCTTGGGGCGATTGATGCGGAGCGGGTCTTCGCGGATCTTGGTAGAAAAATTTGA
- a CDS encoding DUF429 domain-containing protein, translating into MSVLSIDLAHKSYVDIGVCSLRIAKSQIEAAPIRLPALGLTGRPEACALAKTIVALAEQLGARLIFIDGPQAWKAPDNGLLHSRICERQLSTQGKTGLPCFTKPSNYAPFTAFAVDLFDQLASLGWSRLLDELALSSSSRFALESFPTSAWRSLGLKPLPGKANTPVGTVQAKLAELSRLLPISVEDAGDLSHDELQALVAGLAGIAVEGHASCAVAFSGVTPFELEGIWREGFIVNPARREISGDILRVCE; encoded by the coding sequence TTGAGCGTCCTGTCGATTGACCTCGCACACAAAAGCTACGTGGACATAGGCGTGTGCTCCTTGCGCATCGCCAAGAGTCAAATCGAAGCCGCTCCCATTCGCCTTCCCGCGCTCGGCCTGACCGGTAGGCCCGAGGCCTGCGCGCTTGCAAAGACTATTGTTGCTCTTGCCGAGCAGCTGGGTGCACGCCTCATTTTTATAGACGGACCGCAAGCATGGAAGGCACCCGATAACGGGCTGCTGCATTCGCGCATCTGCGAACGACAGCTCTCTACACAGGGTAAAACCGGTTTGCCCTGCTTCACCAAGCCTTCCAACTATGCCCCGTTCACTGCCTTTGCAGTCGATTTGTTCGATCAGCTTGCGAGCCTTGGCTGGTCAAGGTTGCTCGATGAGTTGGCGCTCTCTTCCTCCAGCCGCTTCGCGCTTGAGTCGTTCCCAACGTCTGCTTGGCGCTCTCTCGGTCTCAAGCCGTTGCCCGGCAAAGCGAACACGCCTGTTGGTACCGTGCAGGCAAAGCTCGCGGAACTAAGCCGCTTGCTTCCAATCTCTGTCGAAGACGCGGGAGATCTTTCACATGATGAGTTGCAGGCTCTCGTCGCGGGCCTTGCCGGCATTGCAGTTGAGGGGCACGCCTCCTGTGCGGTCGCTTTTTCGGGAGTTACGCCGTTCGAGCTTGAGGGTATCTGGCGTGAAGGCTTCATAGTCAATCCTGCTCGAAGGGAAATAAGCGGAGATATTTTGAGAGTTTGCGAGTGA